One segment of Nocardioides sp. QY071 DNA contains the following:
- a CDS encoding Flp family type IVb pilin: MIQYLNILLNGRLAKMEERGATAVEYGLLVALIAAVIIAAVILLGNKLDDAFGKVNSSLGG; encoded by the coding sequence ATGATCCAGTACCTCAACATCCTGCTGAACGGCCGTCTGGCCAAGATGGAGGAGCGGGGTGCGACCGCCGTCGAGTACGGTCTGCTCGTCGCGCTCATCGCCGCCGTCATCATCGCCGCGGTCATCCTCCTCGGCAACAAGCTCGATGACGCCTTCGGCAAGGTCAACAGCAGCCTCGGCGGCTGA
- a CDS encoding NlpC/P60 family protein, whose protein sequence is MLNGRTRTTAALAALAVTGAITLSISGTPSPAQAEPDIETVKARVDRLFHESEQAAERYNDAEFELTELDSDLSSLESDQSRQGDALDGVRSDVRDSLIQQYQSGNLGATGDLLSSDTQGFLDQLSTMSTVEGIQDSLLADYGDELEAYDIRKDQTEKRRSDIKELKATLAEEKKTADAKLAEAKDLLSQLEAEQRAEFLSRNAGRPIDPATIPASGRAAAAIKYALAQVGDAYVWGAAGPNAFDCSGLTMMAYAQAGVSLPHSSRAQYGSGAHIAKSDLQAGDLVFYYSPISHVGIYLGNGLIVHAANPGAGVKVSDLDEMPYAGAVRPG, encoded by the coding sequence GTGCTGAACGGCCGGACACGCACTACCGCCGCGCTCGCGGCACTCGCCGTCACCGGAGCGATCACGCTGTCGATCAGCGGGACGCCGAGCCCCGCTCAGGCCGAGCCCGACATCGAGACCGTCAAGGCCCGGGTCGACCGGCTCTTCCACGAGTCCGAGCAGGCCGCCGAGCGCTACAACGACGCCGAGTTCGAGCTCACCGAGCTCGACAGCGACCTGTCGTCCCTCGAGTCGGACCAGTCCCGCCAGGGCGACGCCCTCGACGGTGTCCGCTCCGACGTGCGCGACTCGCTCATCCAGCAGTACCAGTCCGGCAACCTCGGTGCGACCGGCGACCTGCTGTCCTCCGACACGCAGGGCTTCCTCGACCAGCTCTCCACCATGTCGACGGTCGAGGGGATCCAGGACTCGCTCCTCGCCGACTACGGCGACGAGCTCGAGGCCTACGACATCCGCAAGGACCAGACCGAGAAGCGCCGCTCCGACATCAAGGAGCTCAAGGCGACGCTCGCGGAGGAGAAGAAGACCGCCGACGCCAAGCTGGCCGAGGCCAAGGACCTGCTCTCGCAGCTCGAGGCCGAGCAGCGTGCCGAGTTCCTCTCCCGCAACGCCGGTCGCCCGATCGACCCCGCGACCATCCCGGCCAGCGGCCGCGCGGCCGCGGCGATCAAGTACGCCCTCGCCCAGGTCGGCGACGCCTACGTGTGGGGTGCCGCCGGGCCCAACGCCTTCGACTGCTCCGGCCTGACGATGATGGCCTACGCCCAGGCCGGCGTGAGCCTGCCGCACTCCTCGCGCGCCCAGTACGGCAGCGGCGCCCACATCGCCAAGAGCGACCTGCAGGCGGGCGACCTCGTCTTCTACTACAGCCCGATCAGCCACGTCGGGATCTACCTCGGCAACGGCCTGATCGTGCACGCGGCCAACCCGGGCGCCGGCGTCAAGGTCTCCGACCTCGACGAGATGCCCTACGCCGGAGCGGTCCGGCCTGGGTGA
- a CDS encoding DEDD exonuclease domain-containing protein gives MTAAPLAPRWDAQRGFDELGRPLHDVTFCVVDLETTGGSVADGDMITEIGAVKVRGGEVLGEFQTLVNPHAAIPAFIAVLTGITNGMVADAPPIESALPAFLEFAAGSVLVAHNARFDVGFLRHFAREQDIAWPDFEVLDTVKLARHVVTRDEAPNHKLSSLARVFRAGTTPNHRALADARATVDVLHGLMERLGGLGVQTLEELQGYSSKVASAARRKRHLAEHLPHAPGVYLFRDDSARVLYIGTSRDLRRRVRSYFTASEKRTRIGEMVQIASSVSGVECATPLEASVRELRLIAEHKPPYNRRSRHPEKVTWLKLTREPWPRLSLVKRVLDDDADYLGPFSSRAAAESSLAALHEVFPIRQCNDRFGRQPQRSACVLAEMERCLSPCDGSVDPQTYAAVVRQLRDTLLTRPDDVVDLVHARMSALADQERFEEAAHHRDRLADFVRAAARTQRLTALTGCPEVVAARREDDGRWAVHVVRHGRLAAAGVIPSGADAVAYVDGLRASAETVLPTIGPTPAATAEESERILRWLESPGVRLVEVVGEWACPVQGAGRHATTLLTTTVTP, from the coding sequence ATGACCGCAGCACCGCTCGCCCCCCGGTGGGATGCGCAGCGCGGCTTCGACGAGCTCGGCCGCCCCCTCCACGACGTGACCTTCTGCGTCGTCGACCTCGAGACTACCGGCGGCTCGGTGGCCGACGGCGACATGATCACCGAGATCGGCGCGGTCAAGGTCCGCGGTGGCGAGGTGCTGGGCGAGTTCCAGACCCTGGTCAACCCGCACGCCGCGATCCCGGCCTTCATCGCGGTCCTGACCGGGATCACCAACGGCATGGTCGCCGACGCCCCGCCGATCGAGTCCGCCCTGCCGGCCTTCCTCGAGTTCGCCGCCGGGTCCGTCCTGGTCGCCCACAACGCCCGCTTCGACGTGGGCTTCCTGCGCCACTTCGCGCGCGAGCAGGACATCGCCTGGCCCGACTTCGAGGTGCTCGACACGGTCAAGCTGGCCCGCCACGTGGTGACCCGCGACGAGGCGCCCAACCACAAGCTGTCCTCGCTGGCCCGGGTCTTCCGCGCCGGCACCACCCCCAACCACCGGGCGCTCGCTGACGCCCGGGCCACCGTCGACGTGCTGCACGGCCTGATGGAGCGCCTCGGCGGGCTCGGCGTGCAGACCCTCGAGGAGCTGCAGGGCTACTCCAGCAAGGTCGCGAGCGCCGCCCGCCGCAAGCGCCACCTCGCCGAGCACCTCCCCCACGCCCCCGGCGTCTACCTGTTCCGCGACGACAGCGCCCGGGTCCTCTACATCGGTACGTCGCGCGACCTGCGCCGTCGGGTCCGCAGCTACTTCACCGCCTCGGAGAAGCGCACCCGGATCGGCGAGATGGTCCAGATCGCCTCGTCGGTCAGCGGCGTCGAGTGCGCGACGCCGCTGGAGGCCTCGGTGCGCGAGCTGCGCCTGATCGCCGAGCACAAGCCGCCCTACAACCGGCGCTCCCGCCATCCCGAGAAGGTCACCTGGCTCAAGCTGACCCGCGAGCCGTGGCCGCGGCTCTCCCTGGTCAAGCGGGTCCTCGACGACGACGCCGACTACCTCGGACCGTTCTCCTCGCGGGCGGCGGCGGAGAGCTCGCTGGCCGCACTGCACGAGGTGTTCCCGATCCGCCAGTGCAACGACCGCTTCGGCCGGCAGCCGCAGCGCAGTGCCTGCGTGCTGGCCGAGATGGAGCGCTGCCTGTCCCCCTGCGACGGCAGTGTCGACCCGCAGACCTACGCGGCCGTCGTACGCCAGCTCAGGGACACGCTGCTCACCCGGCCCGACGACGTCGTCGACCTGGTCCACGCCCGGATGTCGGCCCTGGCCGACCAGGAGCGCTTCGAGGAGGCGGCCCACCATCGCGACCGGCTCGCCGACTTCGTCCGCGCGGCCGCCCGCACCCAGCGCCTCACCGCGCTGACCGGCTGCCCCGAGGTGGTCGCCGCCCGCCGCGAGGACGACGGCCGCTGGGCCGTCCACGTGGTGCGCCACGGCCGGCTCGCCGCCGCCGGCGTGATCCCGTCCGGCGCCGACGCGGTCGCGTACGTCGACGGCCTGCGCGCATCGGCCGAGACCGTGCTGCCCACGATCGGTCCGACCCCCGCGGCGACCGCGGAGGAGTCCGAGCGCATCCTGCGCTGGCTGGAGTCGCCCGGCGTCCGGCTGGTCGAGGTGGTCGGCGAATGGGCTTGTCCGGTGCAGGGCGCGGGGCGCCACGCCACGACTCTGCTGACCACTACTGTGACCCCATGA
- a CDS encoding Lrp/AsnC ligand binding domain-containing protein, with translation MITAIVFVQAETARIPEVAEAIAALEGVSEVYSVTGQIDLIALVRVSSHDDIAAVVADRLNKVDGVVDTETHIAYRAYSRHDLEAAFSLGLD, from the coding sequence ATGATCACCGCCATCGTCTTCGTCCAGGCCGAGACCGCCCGGATCCCGGAGGTCGCCGAGGCGATCGCGGCGCTCGAGGGCGTCAGCGAGGTCTACTCCGTCACCGGCCAGATCGACCTGATCGCGCTGGTCCGGGTCAGCTCCCACGACGACATCGCCGCGGTGGTCGCCGACCGGCTCAACAAGGTCGACGGCGTCGTCGACACCGAGACCCACATCGCCTACCGGGCCTACTCCCGCCACGACCTCGAGGCGGCGTTCTCGCTCGGCCTCGACTGA
- a CDS encoding Flp family type IVb pilin produces MTTPLGRSQRGATAVEYGLLVALLAAVIVFAVVLFGGGVGDLFENTNASFDSAITP; encoded by the coding sequence TTGACAACACCGCTCGGTCGCAGCCAGCGAGGCGCCACCGCCGTCGAGTACGGCCTCCTGGTGGCGCTGCTCGCCGCGGTGATCGTCTTCGCCGTGGTGCTGTTCGGAGGCGGTGTCGGCGATCTCTTCGAGAACACCAACGCCAGCTTCGACTCCGCCATCACTCCGTAG
- a CDS encoding M48 family metalloprotease: MDDRSAVRRVALGTVLVGAAAFVLVAATRVPWHPVPGGLPDPVTASSVFTRAQIDRGEHYALWGRIWSWSRLAVSLAVAAWLGFGPVGRRWAARLRGWWWVRVVVVVAGLALAGELVTLPFGIALRRLGLTEGLVAGTWADWGVDQVKGYLVTVVSTSIAVAALVACMRRLPRLWPAVAGLAAAVLVMLGSFAYPLVVEPVFNSFDSLPEGPLRSQVLSLADAERVHVDDVLVADASRRTTTLNAYVSGFGDSRRVVLYDTLVTGTPTDETLSVVAHELAHAKYDDVLTGTLLGAAGAALGVGLLGFLLAVPRRDRAGDSGDAGDEVSAVPRVLALVAIATFLVAPLQNGISRAIETRADQTALAVTNAPQAFVDLQRRLALRSHADPTPPAWSQWWFGSHPTVLQRIGLANQFETRATE; encoded by the coding sequence GTGGACGACCGATCGGCGGTGCGCAGGGTCGCGCTGGGCACCGTGCTGGTGGGGGCCGCCGCCTTCGTCCTGGTCGCCGCGACGCGCGTCCCGTGGCACCCGGTCCCCGGCGGCCTGCCCGACCCGGTGACGGCATCGTCGGTGTTCACCCGCGCACAGATCGACCGGGGCGAGCACTATGCGCTCTGGGGCCGGATCTGGAGCTGGTCGCGGCTGGCGGTCTCCCTGGCCGTCGCCGCCTGGCTGGGCTTCGGACCGGTCGGCCGGCGCTGGGCGGCCCGGTTGCGCGGGTGGTGGTGGGTCCGGGTCGTCGTCGTGGTCGCGGGCCTCGCCCTGGCCGGCGAGCTGGTCACGCTGCCGTTCGGGATCGCGCTGCGCCGCCTCGGACTCACCGAGGGCCTGGTCGCGGGCACCTGGGCCGACTGGGGCGTCGACCAGGTCAAGGGCTACCTGGTCACCGTCGTCAGCACCTCGATCGCGGTGGCCGCGCTCGTCGCCTGCATGCGCCGGCTGCCACGCCTGTGGCCGGCCGTGGCCGGGCTCGCCGCGGCGGTCCTCGTGATGCTCGGCTCGTTCGCCTACCCGTTGGTGGTCGAGCCGGTCTTCAACTCGTTCGACTCACTGCCCGAAGGTCCGCTGCGCAGCCAGGTGCTGTCGCTCGCCGACGCGGAGAGGGTCCACGTCGACGACGTGCTGGTGGCCGACGCGTCGCGGCGCACGACGACGCTCAACGCGTACGTCTCCGGCTTCGGCGACAGCCGCCGGGTGGTGCTCTACGACACTCTCGTGACCGGCACGCCCACCGACGAGACGCTCTCGGTCGTCGCTCACGAGCTCGCCCATGCGAAGTACGACGACGTCCTCACCGGCACGCTGCTCGGCGCGGCGGGTGCCGCCCTCGGCGTCGGGCTGCTCGGCTTCCTGCTGGCCGTCCCGCGCCGGGACCGGGCGGGGGACTCGGGGGACGCGGGGGACGAGGTGTCCGCGGTGCCGCGGGTGCTGGCACTGGTCGCGATCGCGACGTTCCTGGTCGCGCCGCTGCAGAACGGGATCAGCCGGGCGATCGAGACCCGGGCGGACCAGACGGCGCTGGCGGTGACCAACGCCCCCCAGGCGTTCGTCGACCTCCAGCGCCGTCTGGCACTGCGGTCCCATGCCGACCCCACACCTCCGGCGTGGTCGCAGTGGTGGTTCGGCTCGCACCCGACGGTGCTGCAGCGGATCGGGCTGGCCAACCAGTTCGAGACGCGCGCTACGGAGTGA